A portion of the Streptococcus sp. Marseille-Q6470 genome contains these proteins:
- a CDS encoding aspartate carbamoyltransferase catalytic subunit, protein MSENQQAMKHVVSMEDLTVDQVMKLIKRGIEFKNGAQLPYEDHPIVSNLFFENSTRTHKSFEVAEIKLGLERLDFDVKTSSVNKGETLYDTILTLSALGVDVCVIRHPEVDYYRELIASPTITTSIINGGDGSGQHPSQSLLDLMTIYEEFGHFEGLKVAIAGDLDHSRVAKSNMQILKRLGAELYFAGPEEWRSQEFADYGQFVTIDEIVDQVDVLMLLRVQHERHESGVIFSKEDYHAQHGLNQERYNRLKEEAIIMHPAPVNRDVEIADHLVEAPKSRIVQQMTNGVFVRMAILESVLASRKAK, encoded by the coding sequence ATGTCAGAAAATCAACAAGCAATGAAACATGTGGTGTCCATGGAAGATCTCACTGTGGATCAGGTTATGAAATTGATTAAACGAGGGATTGAGTTTAAAAATGGAGCTCAGTTGCCTTACGAAGACCATCCCATTGTTTCAAATCTTTTCTTTGAAAATTCGACAAGAACGCATAAATCATTTGAAGTTGCTGAGATCAAACTAGGATTGGAACGACTTGACTTTGATGTAAAGACAAGTTCAGTCAACAAGGGTGAGACACTCTATGATACCATCCTGACTTTGTCAGCACTTGGTGTAGATGTCTGCGTTATTCGGCACCCAGAGGTTGATTACTACAGAGAATTGATTGCGAGTCCGACGATCACGACTTCGATTATCAACGGTGGCGACGGATCAGGACAACATCCTAGTCAGAGTCTGCTTGATTTAATGACCATTTACGAAGAATTCGGACATTTTGAAGGACTCAAGGTCGCGATTGCTGGAGACTTGGACCACTCACGAGTTGCCAAATCCAATATGCAGATTTTGAAACGTTTAGGTGCAGAGCTCTACTTTGCAGGACCTGAAGAGTGGCGAAGTCAAGAATTTGCGGACTATGGACAGTTTGTAACCATTGATGAGATTGTTGACCAGGTGGATGTTTTGATGTTGCTTCGGGTTCAACATGAACGCCACGAAAGTGGAGTAATCTTCTCAAAAGAAGATTATCATGCTCAACATGGCTTGAACCAAGAGCGCTATAATCGATTAAAAGAAGAAGCAATCATTATGCATCCAGCTCCAGTAAATCGGGATGTAGAAATTGCTGACCACTTGGTTGAAGCTCCAAAGTCACGTATTGTCCAACAAATGACCAATGGAGTCTTTGTTCGAATGGCAATTTTAGAATCCGTATTGGCAAGTAGAAAAGCCAAATAA